The DNA window AGGGGCCTGAAAGCCGGGTTCTTCCGCTACATCATCAAGCCCAACAAGGTCAATGAGTTCATGGCGGCGCTGGATATGGCGCTGGCGCATGCAGAAAACAATCCGCTCAAAGCGAATCAAGCCAAGCGACCATCATGATCAGTCAAGCGGACATTCTTCACGGCAACGTCCTGATCGTCGACGATCAGGAAGCCAACGTGCTCCTGCTCGAGCGCATGCTGCGCGGCGCCGGCTATGTTTCCATCTCGACCACGATGGATGCGGGCGGGGTCTTCGGGCTCCACCTGACGAACAGCTACGACCTGATCCTGCTCGATCTGCAGATGCCCGGCATGGACGGATTCCAGGTCATGGAGGGGCTCAAGAAAATCGATCCCGACGGCTACCTGCCGGTGCTGGTCATCACCGCCCAACCGGCTCACAAGCTGCGCGCGCTCCAGGCCGGCGCCAAGGATTTCATCAGCAAGCCGTTCGAACTGGCCGAGGTGCTGGCGCGCGTGCGCAACCTGCTGGAGGTGCGCCTGCTGCAAAAGGAATTGCACGAGTACAACAAGGTGCTGGAAAACCTGGTGCTCAAAAGGACCGCCGAGCTTCAGGAAAGCTTCCTGGAAACCGTTTTCACGCTGACGCGCGCGGCGGAACACAAGGATATAGACACCGGCACTCACGTCAAGCGCATCAGTTATTACAGCCGCGAGCTGGCCCAGATGCTCGGCCTGGATGAAGAGTTGATCAACAAGATCTTTATGACGAGCCCGATGCACGATATCGGCAAAATAGGCATTCCCGACCATATCCTGCTCAAGCCGGGCGGCCTCACGGCGGATGAGTGGGAGATCATGAAGGCGCATACATCGATGGGCGCGCAGATCCTCGGCAGCAGCATGTCACCCTATCTCAAAACAGGCGCCGAGATCGCGCTCAATCACCATGAACGCTGGGACGGGGAAGGTTATCCGCAGGGCAAACGCGGCAAGGATATTCCCCTGTCGGCGCGCATCGTAAATATTTGCGACATCTACGATGCCCTCAGAAGCAAGCGGCCCTACAAGCCCCCCATCGACCACCTGCGGGCCATGGAAATCATCACCGGCGGCAATAGCCGCAATCAGCCGGAACAGTTTGACCCGGTTATCTTCGTCATGTTCAGGCAAAATCACCAGGCATTCCGGGACATCTTTGCGGCATACACGTTATAGACCCTGGTGTAAACTATCCGAAATATACGAAAACTGCTTCTTGAAAAACTTCTAAAAATTCCTCCGGCCCAGCAATAGTCGTACGAACAGGATCTTTCTACAACCTCGCCATATCGAAAATTTATTTCTTTTCCTTGTGGAAAAATATTGCAAAAATGTATTGATTATTGGTAAAATAATTTTCGGTGCATATGAATTGCCGATGGAAAAAATATTAATCATTCATTCCGACAAAGTGGGCAGCGAAAGGATCAGCAATGCCGTAATCCAGATGGGGCATGTCCCGTCGATCGCGCGCACGCTGGCAGAGGGGCTCCAGAAAGTCCGCTCCGAGCCGTTCGCCATCGTTTTCCTCGAGGCCGAGTTGCCCGACGGCTCCGGCCTGGACAGCATAGCCAAAATAAAGGCCAGCGGCTTTTTCCCGGAAATCATCATCATCACCGGATTCGGCAATCCCGATGAAGCCGAGCTGGCCATCACCAACGGCGCCTGGGAT is part of the Candidatus Aminicenantes bacterium genome and encodes:
- a CDS encoding response regulator, producing MISQADILHGNVLIVDDQEANVLLLERMLRGAGYVSISTTMDAGGVFGLHLTNSYDLILLDLQMPGMDGFQVMEGLKKIDPDGYLPVLVITAQPAHKLRALQAGAKDFISKPFELAEVLARVRNLLEVRLLQKELHEYNKVLENLVLKRTAELQESFLETVFTLTRAAEHKDIDTGTHVKRISYYSRELAQMLGLDEELINKIFMTSPMHDIGKIGIPDHILLKPGGLTADEWEIMKAHTSMGAQILGSSMSPYLKTGAEIALNHHERWDGEGYPQGKRGKDIPLSARIVNICDIYDALRSKRPYKPPIDHLRAMEIITGGNSRNQPEQFDPVIFVMFRQNHQAFRDIFAAYTL